The following coding sequences are from one Devosia yakushimensis window:
- the thrS gene encoding threonine--tRNA ligase, protein MTIKVTFPDGAARDYARGTTGTTVVEGISKSLAKKTVAMRWNGVLSDLSDPLEEDGRIEFVTRDSGSKDALELIRHDTAHVLAEAVQELWPGTQVTIGPVIENGFYYDFKRETPFSEEDFPVIEKKMAEIVDRGAAFTKEIWTRDQAKEFFKARGETFKVELVDAIPADQSLKMYKQGQWIDLCRGPHMRSVKDIGTAFKLTKVAGAYWRGNSNNPVLSRIYGTAFATREELDAYLHMVEEAEKRDHRKIGQEMDLFHFQPEAQGSVFWHPKGYVLYNQMEAYIRRRLNNSGYVEVKTPQLMSSKFWEASGHWGKYRENMFVVPDEVPGTEEEGPVLSGKGDLMALKPMNCPAHIQIFNQGIKSYRDLPLRMAEFGCCHRNEAHGALHGLMRVRQMTQDDAHIFCREDQIQAETEHFVHLLYSVYEHMGFADVVIKLATRPEKFGGTIERWDAAEKALGDALRATGYDFEIAEGEGAFYAPKLEFHLRDAIGRSWQVGTLQLDYVLPERLDATYVAEDGSRQYVVMLHRAILGSLERFIGMMIENYAGKMPMWLAPTQVVVATIVSEADDYAAKLVRQLREAGIRAEIDTRNEKINYKVREHSVGKVPLLFVVGKREAEEGSVSVRRLGTEGQKVTPFMDALVALMAEATAPDLKAKAAA, encoded by the coding sequence ATGACGATCAAGGTGACGTTCCCCGACGGTGCAGCTCGCGACTATGCGCGTGGCACCACCGGGACCACCGTGGTCGAGGGCATCTCCAAGAGCCTGGCCAAGAAGACGGTGGCCATGCGCTGGAACGGCGTGCTCAGCGATCTCAGCGATCCGCTGGAGGAAGACGGCCGCATTGAATTCGTCACGCGCGACAGCGGGTCCAAGGATGCGCTGGAGCTGATCCGGCACGATACGGCGCACGTGCTGGCGGAAGCGGTGCAGGAGCTGTGGCCCGGTACGCAGGTGACGATCGGTCCGGTGATCGAGAACGGCTTTTATTACGACTTCAAGCGCGAGACGCCGTTTTCCGAAGAGGATTTCCCGGTCATCGAAAAGAAGATGGCCGAGATCGTTGATCGTGGTGCCGCTTTTACCAAGGAAATCTGGACGCGCGACCAGGCCAAGGAATTCTTCAAGGCCCGCGGCGAGACGTTCAAGGTCGAGCTGGTCGATGCCATTCCGGCCGACCAGTCGCTCAAGATGTATAAGCAGGGCCAGTGGATCGATCTTTGCCGGGGGCCGCATATGCGCTCGGTCAAGGATATCGGCACGGCATTCAAGCTGACCAAGGTGGCCGGCGCCTATTGGCGTGGCAACAGCAATAATCCGGTGCTGAGCCGCATCTACGGCACCGCCTTTGCGACCAGGGAAGAGCTGGACGCTTATCTCCATATGGTGGAAGAGGCGGAAAAGCGCGATCACCGCAAGATCGGGCAGGAGATGGACCTGTTCCACTTCCAGCCAGAGGCGCAGGGATCGGTGTTCTGGCACCCCAAGGGCTATGTGCTGTACAATCAGATGGAGGCCTATATCCGCCGCCGTCTGAACAATTCCGGCTATGTCGAGGTGAAGACGCCGCAGTTGATGAGCTCCAAATTCTGGGAGGCGTCGGGGCACTGGGGCAAGTATCGCGAGAACATGTTCGTGGTGCCGGACGAGGTGCCGGGGACGGAAGAAGAAGGGCCGGTTCTGAGCGGCAAGGGCGACCTGATGGCGCTCAAGCCGATGAATTGCCCGGCCCATATCCAGATCTTCAACCAGGGCATCAAGAGCTATCGCGATCTGCCGTTGCGCATGGCCGAATTTGGTTGCTGCCATCGCAACGAGGCGCATGGTGCGCTGCATGGCTTGATGCGCGTGCGGCAGATGACGCAGGACGATGCGCATATTTTCTGCCGTGAAGACCAGATCCAAGCCGAGACGGAGCATTTCGTGCATCTGCTCTATTCGGTTTATGAGCATATGGGCTTTGCCGATGTGGTCATTAAGCTGGCAACGCGGCCGGAAAAGTTTGGCGGCACGATCGAGCGCTGGGATGCGGCCGAGAAGGCGCTGGGCGATGCCCTGCGCGCGACCGGCTATGATTTCGAGATCGCCGAGGGCGAGGGGGCTTTCTATGCACCCAAGCTCGAATTCCATCTGCGCGACGCCATCGGCCGCTCCTGGCAGGTGGGGACGCTGCAGCTGGACTATGTGCTGCCCGAGCGGCTGGACGCGACCTATGTCGCCGAAGACGGTTCGCGGCAATATGTGGTGATGCTGCATCGGGCGATCCTGGGGTCGCTGGAGCGGTTCATCGGCATGATGATCGAGAACTATGCCGGCAAGATGCCGATGTGGCTGGCCCCGACCCAGGTGGTCGTGGCGACCATCGTGTCGGAGGCGGATGACTATGCGGCAAAGCTGGTGCGCCAGCTGCGCGAAGCGGGCATCCGCGCCGAGATCGATACGCGCAACGAGAAGATCAACTACAAGGTGCGCGAGCATTCGGTGGGCAAGGTGCCGCTGCTGTTCGTGGTGGGCAAGCGCGAGGCCGAGGAAGGCAGCGTGTCGGTTCGCCGGCTGGGCACCGAAGGACAGAAGGTCACTCCGTTCATGGATGCCCTGGTAGCGCTGATGGCCGAGGCCACCGCGCCCGATCTCAAGGCGAAGGCCGCTGCCTGA
- the yidD gene encoding membrane protein insertion efficiency factor YidD: MSGFWRVVDLPFKIAAVLLITIYRYTLSAFAGRTCRHLPTCSEYTRDAIWQFGFWPGGWMGLARFVRCRPGGTHGYDPLPEKVPEGARWFAPWGYGRWR, translated from the coding sequence TTGTCCGGCTTTTGGCGCGTGGTCGACCTGCCGTTCAAGATCGCGGCTGTGCTGCTGATCACCATTTATCGCTATACGCTCTCGGCCTTTGCGGGGCGGACCTGCCGACATCTGCCGACCTGCTCGGAATATACGCGGGATGCGATCTGGCAATTCGGCTTCTGGCCCGGGGGCTGGATGGGACTTGCACGGTTCGTGCGGTGTAGGCCGGGTGGGACGCATGGCTATGATCCGCTGCCGGAGAAGGTGCCGGAGGGGGCGCGGTGGTTTGCGCCTTGGGGCTATGGGCGGTGGAGGTAG